From the genome of Argentina anserina chromosome 4, drPotAnse1.1, whole genome shotgun sequence, one region includes:
- the LOC126792673 gene encoding potassium transporter 6-like — translation MDLETGTDRNQVKKESWRTVLTLAYQSLGVVYGDLSTSPLYVYKSTFAEDIVHSETNEEIFGVLSFVFWTLTLVPLLKYVFIVLRADDNGEGGTFALYSLLCRHARVSSLPNCQSADEELTDYKKESDARSLKPNSGFGSSLKSTLERHRVLQKFLLVLALIGACFVIGDGVLTPAISVFSAVSGLEFSMSEKHHKYIELPIACIVLICLFALQHYGTHRVGFLFAPIVLAWLLCISAIGLYNILHFNPTVYKALSPYYMYKFLKKTQKGGWMSLGGILLCITGSEAMFADLGHFSQLSIQIAFTSLVYPALVLAYMGQAAYISTHYNEGGNSRIGFYISVPEQLRWPVLVIAVLAAVVGSQAIITGTFSIIKQCSALDCFPKVKIVHTSSKIHGQIYIPEINWILMLLCLAVTIGFRDTKRMGNASGFAVISVMLVTTCLMSLVIVLCWHRSVFFAICFVFFFGTIEALYFSASLVKFHQGAWVPVALGLCFFFVMYVWHYGTVRKYEFEVDNKVSINWLLSLGPSLGIVRVRGIGLIHTDLVSGIPAIFSHFVANLPAFHQVVVFLCIKSVPVPHVRPEERFLIGQTGPREYRLYRCIVRYGYRDVHKDDVDFENDLVCSIAEFLRSGSSPDRKIISEDFEKEDEKMTVVGTRSTNAEGIQLNEDSVEMTPESTMLGQKEIRSPPPPVKQREIRSPPPPLPQRRKKVRFIVPESPKIETGAREELRELMEAREAGVAYIVGNNYMNAKKGSSWMKRVAINYGYEFLRRNSRTASYALNIPHASTLEVGMIYHV, via the exons ATGGATCTGGAGACTGGGACTGATCGAAACCAAGTAAAG AAGGAATCATGGAGAACAGTTCTGACTCTGGCCTATCAGAGCCTTGGAGTTGTTTATGGGGATTTGAGCACTTCACCTCTGTATGTGTACAAGAGCACATTTGCTGAAGACATAGTACACTCTGAGACAAACGAAGAAATCTTTGGGGTGTTGTCGTTTGTGTTCTGGACTCTCACACTTGTGCCTCTTCTCAAGTATGTGTTTATTGTGCTTAGAGCCGATGATAATGGTGAAGGAGGGACATTTGCTTTGTATTCTTTGCTGTGTCGACACGCCCGAGTTAGCTCACTGCCCAATTGCCAATCAGCTGATGAGGAGCTTACTGATTACAAGAAGGAGAGTGATGCAAGGTCCTTGAAGCCCAATTCGGGCTTCGGGTCGAGCTTGAAGTCTACCTTGGAGAGGCACAGGGTGTTGCAGAAGTTTCTGCTTGTTCTTGCTTTGATTGGAGCTTGTTTTGTGATTGGTGATGGTGTTCTCACACCTGCTATTTCTG TGTTTTCTGCTGTTTCTGGACTTGAGTTTTCTATGTCCGAGAAGCATCACAAAT ATATAGAACTTCCAATTGCCTGCATAGTTCTGATATGCCTGTTTGCACTTCAACATTATGGCACTCATAGAGTTGGGTTCTTGTTTGCTCCTATTGTTCTGGCATGGCTTCTGTGCATCAGTGCGATTGGTCTTTACAATATACTTCACTTCAATCCAACTGTGTATAAAGCACTTTCTCCATATTATATGTACAAATTTCTGAAGAAAACGCAGAAAGGAGGTTGGATGTCCCTGGGTGGGATTTTGTTGTGTATAACAG GTTCAGAAGCCATGTTTGCTGATCTTGGACACTTTTCGCAACTGTCAATCCAG ATTGCTTTCACCTCTTTGGTTTATCCAGCTCTGGTGCTTGCATACATGGGACAAGCAGCGTACATATCTACTCATTACAACGAGGGGGGAAACTCCCGCATTGGATTTTACATATCTGTGCCAG AGCAACTGAGATGGCCTGTTCTGGTTATAGCTGTACTTGCAGCAGTAGTAGGAAGCCAGGCCATCATAACTGGgactttctcaatcatcaAGCAATGTTCGGCCCTGGATTGCTTCCCAAAAGTCAAAATAGTCCATACATCATCCAAAATCCATGGCCAAATATATATCCCAGAAATCAATTGGATTTTGATGCTGCTATGTCTGGCTGTTACTATTGGTTTCAGAGACACAAAGCGCATGGGAAACGCATCAG GTTTTGCAGTCATCTCTGTGATGCTGGTCACAACCTGCTTAATGTCCCTAGTTATTGTCCTGTGCTGGCACCGCAGCGTCTTCTTTGCAATTTGCTTTGTGTTCTTCTTCGGCACAATAGAAGCTCTTTACTTCTCAGCTTCTCTTGTCAAGTTCCACCAAGGAGCATGGGTTCCTGTTGCTCTTGGCCTGTGTTTTTTCTTTGTCATGTATGTGTGGCACTATGGAACAGTTAGGAAATATGAGTTTGAAGTCGACAACAAGGTCTCCATCAACTGGCTTCTCAGCCTTGGTCCCAGCCTTGGCATTGTTAGGGTTCGTGGAATTGGCCTCATACACACTGATCTTGTGTCTGGCATTCCGGCAATCTTCTCCCACTTTGTTGCCAACCTTCCAGCTTTTCACCAGGTGGTTGTTTTCCTCTGCATCAAGTCTGTCCCAGTCCCACATGTTAGACCCGAGGAACGGTTTCTAATCGGGCAAACAGGTCCAAGAGAGTATCGACTGTACAGGTGTATAGTACGATATGGCTATCGTGATGTTCACAAAGATGATGTGGACTTTGAGAATGATCTTGTATGTAGTATAGCAGAGTTCCTACGATCAGGAAGCAGTCCTGATAGAAAGATTATCAGTGAAGACTTTgagaaagaagatgaaaaaatgACTGTTGTTGGTACACGTTCTACTAATGCAGAAGGGATTCAGCTGAATGAGGACAGTGTAGAAATGACTCCAGAAAGTACTATGCTGGGGCAAAAGGAAATAAGATCACCGCCGCCACCGGTGAAACAGAGAGAAATAAGGTCACCACCACCTCCATTGCCCCAACGAAGGAAGAAAGTAAGGTTCATTGTTCCGGAGAGCCCAAAGATAGAGACAGGTGCAAGGGAGGAACTGCGAGAGCTAATGGAAGCTAGGGAAGCCGGAGTAGCTTACATAGTAGGGAACAACTACATGAACGCAAAGAAAGGGTCAAGTTGGATGAAGAGAGTCGCCATCAACTACGGATACGAGTTTTTGAGGAGGAACAGCAGAACAGCTAGCTATGCGCTAAACATTCCTCACGCGTCTACTTTAGAGGTGGGGATGATCTACCATGTGTGA